A section of the Chryseobacterium ginsenosidimutans genome encodes:
- a CDS encoding glycosyltransferase, giving the protein MSIFSQILNKFITISYGITVNNEVEEITQLLNTLLPLIDKDDEVIVLQDVTNKNQQVTDILDKYGDQIIRLEARLDGDFATFKNNLIKAAKKKYLFQIDADEIPKDSLLKEIKIHLFKKRKKDVFMVPRVNIVNGITDDHIKQWNWQVNEEGYINFPDYQHRIFRLNKGIKWENKVHEKLCNYKRIAGLPSSDYSMCLLHIKEIKKQEKQNSFYDTIV; this is encoded by the coding sequence GTAAATAATGAAGTTGAAGAAATTACTCAGCTTTTAAATACTTTACTTCCTTTAATTGATAAAGATGATGAGGTAATTGTTCTTCAGGATGTTACGAATAAAAACCAACAAGTTACAGACATTTTAGATAAATATGGTGACCAGATTATCAGATTGGAAGCCCGTCTTGATGGTGATTTTGCAACATTCAAAAATAACCTGATAAAAGCTGCGAAAAAGAAATATTTATTTCAAATAGATGCAGACGAAATTCCGAAAGACTCTCTCCTGAAGGAAATAAAAATACATCTGTTTAAAAAAAGGAAGAAAGATGTTTTTATGGTTCCGAGAGTAAATATTGTAAACGGAATCACAGATGATCACATAAAACAATGGAATTGGCAGGTTAATGAAGAGGGATATATTAATTTTCCTGATTATCAACATCGGATTTTCCGACTGAATAAGGGTATCAAGTGGGAAAATAAAGTACACGAAAAGCTGTGTAATTATAAAAGAATTGCAGGTTTACCATCTTCCGATTATTCGATGTGTCTCCTACACATTAAAGAAATAAAAAAACAGGAAAAACAAAATTCTTTTTATGACACGATTGT